Genomic DNA from Magnetococcales bacterium:
AGATTGCAAATGGAAGTGCCCGTATTGTTTGTCTCTTTTTGGAGTTGAGCAGGTTGGACAAGTTTGTGGCTGGTTCATATGGTGTACAGCATAAGGTTTTGGTTTCCATGGAAAAAGAGATAATGGCATTTGGCCAGGAAGAACGGTGCCGTTTGGCACCAAAAATGGAGCCAAAAGCAATCTCAATCGTAGAGGATGAAACCTTCCACCCAGACATTTGCTTGGTGGGCATTGAGCCGATTTCCAACTTCATCCTTCTGGAGCAGTACGCCATTCAACGTGATGCAAAAACGTGGACTGACGTGGTGCGGGTGTCTTTGTCTGATCTGCCGGTCAGGGTGTTCCAGGTGGTCAGTGACGAGGCCAAAGGCCAGATGGGAAATTTCCAACGTCTTTGTCCCCGATTGAAAGCATCCTACATTCAAGTGATCAACCGTTTGTGTTGATCAGCTGCGTATCGTGTCTCCCAAGCCCCTCGGCAATCAAGGTCAGGACCAGAGTATTCAAACTGACACCTTCCGCCTTGGCCCACTCGGCGAGCTTGGCATGGATTGACTTGGGCAATCGCGTGACAAACCGACCAGAAACCGCAGGCATAATCCCGGGCTGATAGGCTGGTTTGGGGATGGCTTTGCCACAATCCATACGAGCCGACACCCAAGACGCGAAGGCATCCCGGCCATTCATTACCGTCTCGGCAACCGTTTCACCATCAGCCATGCACCCGGGCAAATCCGGAAAAGTGATCAGAAACCCCCCCCCCTCTTCTGGTGACAAAGGTGCAATTGTGTGCGCATATGCTTCGAAGGGAAACGAAGGCGCGATCTGTGGAATGATTTTGACTGAAACCTTGCTCATCTCTGTAACTCCTGCACATCCGCAACCAATAACAAAAATTGGCGAATATAAACTGGTTTGATTGGTCGGTGCGCCGGTACGGTCACAAGGCCTTCTACACCAGGATAGCTAAATACATGGTGACTGCCCCCATGGTTACGACATTCAATACCCACTTGCCGTGCCAATACAAGCAAATCATCCATTCGCCAGTCACGCGGGTTATGCTTTACGCTGTCCAGCAACTTCATCCGCTTATTCACGCACCCCTCGCGTGCAGCATCCCAGAAGATACCATCCACCTCACTCCCACTCGATCGTGCCCGGCGGTTTGGAGGTGATGTCATAGACCACCCGATTGATGCCGGGAACCTCGTTGATGATCCGGTTGGCCATGCGGGAGAGGAGTTCCTGGGGCATGGGATACCAGGCGGCGGTCATGAAGTCCTGGGTCTCCACGGCTCGCAACGCAACGACATACTCATAGCTGCGGCCATCCCCCTTGACGCCAACGCTGCGCACTGGAAGGAACACGGCAAAAGCCTGGGAGGTCCGGTCATAGTGACCCGAACTGTATAATTCTTCCATATAGATGGCGTCGGCCTGGCGCAACAGGTCGGCAAACTCCTTGCGGACCTCGCCCAGGATACGCACCCCCAGGCCGGGCCCGGGAAAGGGGTGCCGGTAGAGCATGCGCCGTGGCAAACCCAGCTCTTCGCCGACCTGGCGCACCTCATCCTTGAACAGTTCACGCAGCGGCTCCAGGAGTTGCAACCCCATATCGGCTGGCAACCCTCCCACGTTGTGGTGGGATTTGATGCTGGCCGCAACACCCGTCTTCCCTCCTGCGGATTCGATGACATCGGGATAGATGGTTCCCTGCGCCAACCACTGCACGTTGGGGAGACGCTTCGCTTCGGCCTCGAACACCTCGATGAAGGTGTGGCCAATGATCTTGCGCTTTCGCTCCGGATCGGTCACCCCGCGCAGACGCGCCAGGAAACGCTCTTCGGCATCGACACGAATCACCTTGACGCCCATGTGTTCGGCAAAGGTGGCCATCACCTCGTCGCCCTCGTTGAGGCGCAGCAGGCCGTTGTCCACAAAGACACAGGTCAAGCGCTCGCCAATGGCCCGATGCACCAAGGCAGCGGTCACCGCTGAATCCACACCTCCGGAGAGGCCCAACAAGACATGGTCCGAGGTCACCTGCTGCCGAATGCGGGCAATGGCCTGCTCGATAAAATGCCCCGAAGTCCATAACCCATGACAGCCACAAATTTTGCGCACAAACGGATCGATCAAAAAGCGGCCACGGGGTGTGTGATTCACCTCTGGATGAAACTGCACCCCATAGATGCGGCGCCGATCATCAACCATGGCGGCGACAGGTGCATTGTCACTCGCCCCCACCGCCCGAAATCCCTGGGGAAGCACGGTCACATGGTCCCCGTGACTCATCCAGACCGGCGTGCTCTCCTCCTGGAAAAATTCGGTAAAAAGTGCGCCAGGATCATCCAACCGTCGCACCTGCATGGGCCCGTATTCACGCTTGCCCGAGGCTTCCACCGTCCCCCCCAGATGGCGTGCCAGGATCTGCATGCCATAACATATGCCCAGTATGGGAACCCCCAGGGCCAAAATCTCCGGGTGCAACGTTGGGGCCTTGAAGTCATAAACCGACTGATGACCCCCGGAGAGAATGATCCCCTTGGGATTGAAGGCGCGTATCTCTTCAGGCGGCATGAACCAGGGGTGAATTTCGCTGTAGGCATGCGCCTCGCGCACCCGGCGGGCAATCAATTGGGTATACTGGGAGCCAAAATCAAGGATCAGAATGCGCTCGGCATAGGGGATCGGTGCCACACTGGGTTGCCGGGCTGCGTCGTTCGGGTTTGGGGACATGGGTTCTATTCCAGGCGGTAGTTGGGGGTTTCCTTGGTGATGGTAACATCGTGAACATGCGACTCCCGGAGGCCCGCGCTGGTGATTTGGAGAAACTTCGGCTTCGTGCGCAACTCCTGCACAGTGGCACACCCGGTATAGCCCATGGCCGAGCGCAACCCCCCGACCATCTGATGAATGATGGTGGCCAAAGGCCCCTTGTAGGGAACCCGGCCCTCCACCCCTTCGGGGACCAGCTTTTCCGAGGGAACACCACCCTGAAAGTAGCGGTCTTTGGACCCCTTGGCCATGGCGGCGATGGATCCCATGCCACGATAGGTTTTATAACTGCGGCCCTGGTAGATGAACACCTCGCCTGGGGCCTCGTCGGTACCGGCAAACATGGAGCCCAACATGACGCTGGAGCCCCCGGCAGCAAGCGCCTTGGCCACCTCTCCGGAAAATTTGATCCCTCCATCCGCTATGACCGGAACACCATGGCGGTCGGCCTCATGGGCACAATCGGCCACGGCGGTGATCTGCGGCACGCCCACCCCGGCAACAATGCGGGTGGTGCAGATCGACCCCGGCCCGATCCCGACCTTGACGGCATCGGCCCCGGCGGCGATCAAATCGCGTGTCGCCTCGGACGTAGCGACATTGCCCCCGATGACCTGGCAATGCGGATAGTTCTCTTTGATCCATTTGACCATATCCAAAACCCCACGTGAATGACCATGGGCCGTATCCACAACCACGACATCCACCTGGGCATCCACCAGGGCGGCAACCCGTTTCCGGCACTCGGAGCTGGT
This window encodes:
- the guaB gene encoding IMP dehydrogenase is translated as MRVIKQAYTFDDVLLAPAYSEVLPRDVDVSTWLTRTIRLNIPLVSAAMDTVTESRAAIAMAQEGGIGIIHRNMTPREQAREVKTVKRYVTGMVVNPWTIRPDATLSMAKEIMHLHVISGIPVTEEDGRLVGILTNRDVRFATDQAQPVRELMTPQERLVTVREGVDMAEAKRLLHQHRIEKLLVVDSQYRCVGLITVKDIEKTQTYPIACKDENGRLRVGAAVGTSSECRKRVAALVDAQVDVVVVDTAHGHSRGVLDMVKWIKENYPHCQVIGGNVATSEATRDLIAAGADAVKVGIGPGSICTTRIVAGVGVPQITAVADCAHEADRHGVPVIADGGIKFSGEVAKALAAGGSSVMLGSMFAGTDEAPGEVFIYQGRSYKTYRGMGSIAAMAKGSKDRYFQGGVPSEKLVPEGVEGRVPYKGPLATIIHQMVGGLRSAMGYTGCATVQELRTKPKFLQITSAGLRESHVHDVTITKETPNYRLE
- a CDS encoding type II toxin-antitoxin system HicB family antitoxin is translated as MSKVSVKIIPQIAPSFPFEAYAHTIAPLSPEEGGGFLITFPDLPGCMADGETVAETVMNGRDAFASWVSARMDCGKAIPKPAYQPGIMPAVSGRFVTRLPKSIHAKLAEWAKAEGVSLNTLVLTLIAEGLGRHDTQLINTNG
- the guaA gene encoding glutamine-hydrolyzing GMP synthase, producing MAPIPYAERILILDFGSQYTQLIARRVREAHAYSEIHPWFMPPEEIRAFNPKGIILSGGHQSVYDFKAPTLHPEILALGVPILGICYGMQILARHLGGTVEASGKREYGPMQVRRLDDPGALFTEFFQEESTPVWMSHGDHVTVLPQGFRAVGASDNAPVAAMVDDRRRIYGVQFHPEVNHTPRGRFLIDPFVRKICGCHGLWTSGHFIEQAIARIRQQVTSDHVLLGLSGGVDSAVTAALVHRAIGERLTCVFVDNGLLRLNEGDEVMATFAEHMGVKVIRVDAEERFLARLRGVTDPERKRKIIGHTFIEVFEAEAKRLPNVQWLAQGTIYPDVIESAGGKTGVAASIKSHHNVGGLPADMGLQLLEPLRELFKDEVRQVGEELGLPRRMLYRHPFPGPGLGVRILGEVRKEFADLLRQADAIYMEELYSSGHYDRTSQAFAVFLPVRSVGVKGDGRSYEYVVALRAVETQDFMTAAWYPMPQELLSRMANRIINEVPGINRVVYDITSKPPGTIEWE
- a CDS encoding type II toxin-antitoxin system HicA family toxin, giving the protein MNKRMKLLDSVKHNPRDWRMDDLLVLARQVGIECRNHGGSHHVFSYPGVEGLVTVPAHRPIKPVYIRQFLLLVADVQELQR